The region CAGTATCTCCTCATCACTCGACCGGAATGATGAGAAAATGCTCTTTAAACAAGCAAATTTTATATTGACAAAGCAGAAGATATCAAATATTGATTAGCATCATATCTTTCAATTACATAAAATATCTATGCCTAATTTAAGAATAATTCAGGCAGAGAAATCCCCTAAAATATAAAATGCTTTTATTTTTCAGGGATGATGAAGAAAAGGAGATGTAATGGGTAAAGTAAAAGGTTTGATTTGCAGGGAGTGTAAAAATGAGTATCCTGCAGAAGCTATACATGTTTGCGAATTTTGCTTTGGTCCTCTTGAAGTCAATTATGACTATGATTTCATAGCAGGTACAATTTCAAAGGAAAAAATCGAAAAAGGTCCGCCCAGTTTATGGAGATATATCGACCTTCTGCCAGTGAGCGGCGATTTCATAGTAGGTGAAAATTCAGGATTTACGCCTCTTGTAAGAGCAAAGAATCTTGGTGCTGAATTAGGGCTGAATAATCTTTATATTAAAAATGACACTGTCAATCATCCAACTTTATCATTTAAAGATAGAGTGGTAGCAATTGCGCTGTCGAGGGCGAAGGAATTTGGTTATGATACAGTTGCCTGTGCTTCAACTGGAAATCTTGCAAATTCAGTTGCAGCAAATGCCGCGGCGGCAGGCTTGAAGTGTTATGTTTTTATTCCCGGAGACCTTGAAGCAGGGAAGATTTTGGGGAGTGTTATTTATCATCCAACAGTTGTTGCAGTAAATGGAAACTATGACGATGTCAACCGGCTTTGCTCAGAAGTGGCAGGTGAATATAATTGGGCATTTGTAAATATCAATATCAGGCCATATTATGCAGAGGGTTCAAAAACACTTGCTTTTGAAACTGCAGAGCAGCTTGGCTGGAAGGCGCCTGACCAAGTTGTTGTGCCTGTTGCATCGGGGTCGCTTCTTACTAAAATTGGTAAAGGATTCAATGAGTTGAGCAAGCTGGGGCTGATAGGAGATGTAAAAACAAAGATTAATGGTGCTCAAGCAGAAGGATGCTCACCTGTTGCAACGGCTTTTAAGAATGATACAGAGTTCATAAAACCGGTAAAGCCAAATACCATAGCTAAATCGATAGCCATAGGCAATCCTGCCGACGGTTATTATTCATTGGTAACAGTTAAGAATAGTGGTGGAGTTTTTGAAACAGTAACTGATGAAGAAATAGTTGAAGGAATGAAGCTTCTTGCCTCAAAAGAAGGGATTTTTGCAGAAACAGCAGGAGGTGTTACCATTGCTGTTTTGAAAAAACTTGCTGAGAAGGGGAAAATTGGAAAAGATGAGCTTACTGTGGCTTATGTAACAGGCAATGGATTGAAAACACAGGAAGCAGTTGTCGGTGCTGTTGATAAACCAATAAAGATTAATCCCCACTTGAAAGATTTTGAAGCTATTCTAAAATAATAATTTGAGAAGCAAATTGTGGAAGAAAGGAGTATAAGATGGCTGTTAAAGTTAGAATACCTACACCTCTTCGGAAACTTACCAATCAAGAGTCCGTTGTTGAAGTTGAAGGGACAAATGTTCTTGAAGTAATCGATGGGCTGGAAAGCAAATATCAGGGGATAAAAGCACGACTCTGTGATGAAGAAGGAAATGTGAGAAGATTTGTAAATATCTTTGTCAACGAAGAGGATATCCGCTTTATGAAGGGGACGGAAACAGAAGTCAAAGACGGAGATGAAGTTTCCATTGTCCCTGCCATTGCAGGTGGAAGAAATTAAAAAGAGATTATGAAATATGTCGATTTTTAGGGCGCGGTTAAAATTTACTGGAGAAGTCGTAAAAGAGCCGATTATCTATCGTCTTGTGAAAAATTTTGATGTCGTGCCCAATTTGAGAAAAGCGCTCTTTGATTATGATACGGGCTGGGTCGATATCGAAATTTCCGGCGATTTCGATGAAATAGAGCGTGCTGTAAAAGCGCTCAAAGAATGGGGCGTAGAAGTCTTCCCCATCGAGGGCGATGTTATAGAATAATATCTCTTTCCTGAATAAAAGATGCTCTCTATACCTTCTTCCATTTATGACAAGTTGATTAGGCAATTGAAGAAAGAATATCCCTATGAGGGATGCGGTGCC is a window of Candidatus Schekmanbacteria bacterium DNA encoding:
- a CDS encoding threonine synthase, whose translation is MGKVKGLICRECKNEYPAEAIHVCEFCFGPLEVNYDYDFIAGTISKEKIEKGPPSLWRYIDLLPVSGDFIVGENSGFTPLVRAKNLGAELGLNNLYIKNDTVNHPTLSFKDRVVAIALSRAKEFGYDTVACASTGNLANSVAANAAAAGLKCYVFIPGDLEAGKILGSVIYHPTVVAVNGNYDDVNRLCSEVAGEYNWAFVNINIRPYYAEGSKTLAFETAEQLGWKAPDQVVVPVASGSLLTKIGKGFNELSKLGLIGDVKTKINGAQAEGCSPVATAFKNDTEFIKPVKPNTIAKSIAIGNPADGYYSLVTVKNSGGVFETVTDEEIVEGMKLLASKEGIFAETAGGVTIAVLKKLAEKGKIGKDELTVAYVTGNGLKTQEAVVGAVDKPIKINPHLKDFEAILK
- a CDS encoding MoaD/ThiS family protein, whose amino-acid sequence is MAVKVRIPTPLRKLTNQESVVEVEGTNVLEVIDGLESKYQGIKARLCDEEGNVRRFVNIFVNEEDIRFMKGTETEVKDGDEVSIVPAIAGGRN
- a CDS encoding FeS-binding protein, which produces MSIFRARLKFTGEVVKEPIIYRLVKNFDVVPNLRKALFDYDTGWVDIEISGDFDEIERAVKALKEWGVEVFPIEGDVIE